In Monodelphis domestica isolate mMonDom1 chromosome 4, mMonDom1.pri, whole genome shotgun sequence, one DNA window encodes the following:
- the LOC100024534 gene encoding olfactory receptor 52K1-like gives MMPLNDTSFPSMFFLAGIPGLASAHTWISLPFFSMFFMAVTGNCLLLFLIFIDHNLHQPMFFFLSMLSFVDLVLSLSTLPKMLTIFWFDATAISFHACLIQMFFIHAFSAMESGVLVAMALDRYVAICNPLRYSSILTPVVIAQIGGLVVFRGIGLTISFPSLARRLPYCRSHVIAYTYCEHMAVVKLACGDTTVDNINAFIVALFLGVGDVAFIAYSYGRILQTVLNFPSREARVKAGSTCTAHVVVILFFYMPGFLSVIMQRFGPSTASAAKVIFANLYLLFPPALNPIIYGVKTKQIRDRLLMILNPKQIDPT, from the coding sequence ATGATGCCTCTAAATGACACCAGCTTCCCATCCATGTTTTTCCTGGCTGGTATACCAGGTCTGGCTTCTGCACACACTTGGATTTCACTTCCCTTCTTCTCCATGTTCTTCATGGCTGTGACTGGGAAttgcctcctcctcttcctcatcttcatAGATCATAATCTCCACCAGCCcatgttcttctttctttccatgcTCTCCTTTGTTGACCTGGTCCTTTCTCTTTCCACCCTGCCTAAGATGCTCACCATCTTCTGGTTTGATGCTACAGCCATCAGCTTCCATGCCTGCCTTATCCAAATGTTCTTCATCCATGCTTTTTCTGCTATGGAATCAGGGGTGCTGGTGGCGATGGCACTGGATCGCTATGTGGCCATCTGTAACCCACTGCGCTACTCTTCTATTCTCACCCCAGTGGTCATTGCTCAAATTGGGGGACTAGTGGTGTTTCGGGGCATCGGACTCACCATCTCCTTCCCAAGCCTGGCTCGACGTTTGCCTTATTGTAGGTCACATGTCATTGCCTATACGTATTGTGAGCACATGGCAGTGGTGAAACTGGCCTGTGGGGACACCACTGTAGATAACATCAATGCCTTCATTGTGGCACTCTTTCTGGGCGTTGGTGATGTAGCTTTCATCGCTTACTCCTATGGGCGTATCCTACAGACAGTATTGAATTTCCCGTCACGTGAGGCCCGGGTCAAGGCAGGTAGTACATGCACTGcccatgttgttgttattcttttcttttacatgCCAGGTTTCCTATCTGTTATTATGCAACGCTTTGGACCATCCACAGCCTCTGCAGCCAaagtcatctttgccaatctctACCTGCTCTTTCCACCTGCTCTCAACCCTATTATCTATGGGGTCAAGACAAAGCAGATTCGGGATAGATTGCTGATGATCCTGAATCCCAAGCAGATTGATCCCACCTGA